The genome window AGGACTACACAGCCACCATCGCTGCGGTTCTGTCGAAATCTGCCCGCCTTGACGCATTTTCGCCTTAACACGGCGGTAACCTTGCATCTGCAACACTAAGGTGACGTGAAACAGGTGACAGACGGCCCTATATGTGGTGGACTGAAACCGCAGACATCTGAAACAGGAGGATACCAATGAGCCTGAGTTCGCACCTGCAGGAACTCCGCAAGAAGCATCAAACCCTGTCCGAAGACGTAGAGGCCGCGCAGAAAGAACCGGCCAGCGATGACCTCGTCATTGCTGAAATGAAAAAGCAGAAACTGCGATTGAAAGAAGAAATCTACCGATTATCAGGCGCTTAAGAAAGATCCCACGTTCGGGGACTGATCGGATGTGACAGCTGTCGCAGCCGATCAGCGAAGTTTTCGTCGCGCTCCGCACGCCGACCGCCAAGGGGGCGACCAGCCCCCGTTGGGTCGCCGTCAGGCGAATTCGGATCAGGCCAGATACTGGCCGCCATTTGCGCTGAGTGTCGCGCCGGTGATGAAACCGGCGTCATCGCTTGTCAGGAAGGCGACGGCGCGGGCAATCTCGTCCGCTTCGCCCAGGCGC of Paracoccaceae bacterium contains these proteins:
- a CDS encoding DUF465 domain-containing protein yields the protein MSLSSHLQELRKKHQTLSEDVEAAQKEPASDDLVIAEMKKQKLRLKEEIYRLSGA